GTCTGGAACGCGTCGAGCCACTCGACGCCACCGTCCGGTGTCGCGACGTACCCGTCGACGCTGGTCGCGATGTAGAGAGTGGATCGGCCATCAGTCATGGGTGGCCCTTCGCGACCAGCCCAGATACCGCGTTCGCTCGACACCCCGGGAGCCGACCCGGACTCGGTGAGCCGCCGATGACTGGAGAAGACTCGGCGACCGACGGATAGCCTGCGTATGGTTTTGTCAGTGGAGCACGAAGTCTGCAGGTATGCCACACCGACTCGGTTTGACGGGGGACGTCATGCTCGGCCGCCTCGTCGACGAGTACCAGCAGCGCCGGCCCGCGAGCGCGGTGTGGGGCGACCTCGAAGACCGGCTGCGTGACCTCGACGGCCTGTTCGTCAACCTCGAGTGCTGTCTCTCGGCGCGGGGCCGACAGTGGCGACGCACCGAGCGGGCGTTTCACTTCCGCGCGGAGCCCGAATGGGCGGTCCCGGCGCTCGAGACGGTCGGTGTCGACGCCTGCGCGCTGGCGAACAATCACGTCTTCGACTACGAGGAAGAAGCGCTCCTCGATACGCTCACGCACCTCGGCACGGCGGGTATCGCACACGCCGGGGCTGGCGAGAGCCGCGAGGCGGCGTTCGAACCGGCCCTCGTGACGGTCGGCGACCTCGACGTGGCGTTCGTGTCGCTGACCGACAACAGCCCGGAGTACGCCGCCGGCGACGACTCGCCGGGGACGGCGTACGTCGAGATAGACGTCGACGACGCAGAGACACGGGCCGCCGTCGAAGACACGCTCGCCCGCGCGAGGGCCCACGACCCGGACCTCGTGATCGTCTCCCTGCACTGGGGGCCGAACATGGTCGAAGAGCCACCGGAGGCCCACCAGCGGTTCGCTCGCTGGCTCGTATCGGAGGGCGTCGACGTCGTCCACGGTCACAGCGCCCACGTCTTCCAGGGCGTCGAGGTGTACGAAGGCCGGCCGATACTGTACGACACGGGCGATTTCATCGACGACTACGCCGTCGACCCACGCCTGTGGAACGATCGGAGTTTCCTGTTCGAACTGTCCGTGAGCGAGGACGGCGGCCCCGTCGAGCTCCGGCTACTGCCGACAGAAATCGACGACTTCGCCGTCCACCGGGCGAGCGACGGGGCTGCCCAGTGGAGTCGAGCGCGAATCCAGGACCGCTCGGACCCGTTCGGGACGACCTTCGAGCGCGAAGGGGACGCGCTCGTGTACAGGTTCGACCGATGAACGCACGGCGGGCGGTCCGGCTCACATCCTGCAGGCACGACCGACGCAGAGCGACACGAATCAGATGATTACCATAGACGGAACCGACGGCGGCGGGCAACTCCTCCGGACAGCGTTGAGCCTCTCTGTCGTCACGGACACGCCGTTTCGAATGGAGTCGATTCGGGGTGCCCGACCGAACCCGGGTCTCGGGCCACAGCATCTCACGGCCGTCGACGTCACCGCCGAGCTGTGCGAGGCCGAGGTCACGGGGGCAGAGCCCGGTTCGGAGACGCTGACGTTCCGACCGGGGCGCGACCGTCGGTCGGGGCTGGCGGCCGACATCGGTACGGCGGGGAGCGTGACGCTGCTGTTCGACACTATCCTGCCGATTGCGACCACCGCCGAGACGCCCGTCCTGCTGCTGGCGTCGGGCGGGACCGACGTGAAGTGGGCCCCGACGATAGCCTATCACCAACGGGTCAAACTGCCCCTGTTGTCGACCTGGGGGCTCGACGCCGACATCGACCTGTTGGAGACGGGCTTCTTCCCGGCCGGTGGGGGGCAGGCCGTGTTGCGGACGAAGCCCGCAACGCTCGCACCTATCGAACTCGACCGGCGGGGCGACCTCGAACGGGTCGACATCTACTCGAAGGCCGCCGAGACACTCGAAGCCAGAGAGGTAGCGGATCGACAGGCACAGCACGCCCTGGACGAACTCGAAGCCCTGGGTTTCTCTGCCGAGGTTCGACAGGTTTCGTACCCGGAGACACTCTCGACGGGGTCCTCGTTACTGCTCCGGGGCGTCTACGAGCGGTCGCTGACGGGCGTCGACGCGCTCGGCGAACGGGGGCGGACGTCAGAAGCGGTCGCCGCAGGCGCCGTCGAGCGGTTCCTGACGGTTCACGAGCGTGGCGCGCCGGTCGACCCGTTCATGGCCGATCAGGTGCTGGTGTTCCTCGCGCTGGCCGGCGGCCGCGTCCGAATTCCGCGAGTGACCGACCACGTCCGGACGAACCTGGACCTGCTGACCGCGTTCGGGAGCGATATCGAACTCGCCGAAGAACCGGACGGGTGTGCTTCCTTGACCGCGTCGCCCATCCAGCAATCGAGTGAGTCGGGGCGATAGCTCGAAGACTATCACGAGTGTGTCTCAGGCACTGAGCGACCGCGAGAGGTGCGCAGTGAGGTCCATGGTCGTGATGATGCCGACGACTTCGCCGTCGTCGACCACCGGGACGTGGTGGATGCCGTGGTCGAGCATCTTCGCGGCCACTTCACTGACCGGCCGGCTCCGGGTCGTCGTGACCACGTCTTCGTGCATGAACTCACCGACGGTCGCGTCCGACGACACTCCCTCGTCCCGGACCATCCGGACGAAGTCCGTCGCGGTGAGGATACCCGCCAACTGGTCCCCATCGTCGACGACGACCGCGCCGACGTCCTGTGCGATGAGTGTACCCGCCGCCTCGATAACAGGCGTGTCTACGGCGACGGTTTCCAGCGGTCGTGACATGAGCTGGTCGACATACATCTCGTGCATACTATTACTATCAACCGATTGAATATTAAGCTGTTCGCGCCCCTGTCGCACCGAGCCGGTTGAGTAGTCATGGAACCCGAGAACCGACGGACGGCAGTGTCGGGACGTTCGCCGATAGAACCTTCATGTCAAAAGAACAAACATACTGCTGGAGGCAACGAACGTGAGCGCACGCAGTAACCCCTTCGAGGAGGTCGAACGCCTGTTCGAGCGCATGAGCCGGCAGTTCGACGAAGCATCTCAGTCATGGGGGACGAACGGTGCCCCTCACAGTCTATCGGTCCGAGGCCAGATCGATGGCGATCGACCTGGTCGAGCGCGACGAGGAGTTCGTCGCGACGGTCGACCTGCCCGGCTTCGAACACGACGAGGTCAGTATCAACGTCACAGACCACACGCTCCGCATCGAGGCCGAACCCGCGCGGACCATCAAAATCGAGTAGTCGGATAGCGAGCCCCGTTTTTTCAGCGTCCGTCGAGGTCACCGCCGATTATAACGCCGCCGTGTTCGAGGAGCCCCTGAGCATGGTCCCAGCAGCAGTACCAGATTCTGTGGCCTCGAGCGATAGCCACGTCGGCGCGCTCGCGGCACTCGTAGCACGGCTGGGTCCGAGCGGCGTGGACGAGTCTCATCTGAGCGCTGGCCTCCCGCACACTGGTCGACTCACGACAGATGTCGCTCGAACCATTCGGCTGCGAGGTCGGCGACCGTTTCGAGTTCGCCTGCCCCCTCGAAGAGGTGGCCTGCGCCCTCGACCACTCGCAGGTCGTTCGGACACGTGAGTTTCGTCCGTGCCTGGCGGTTGAGTTCCAGCACCTGTGTGTCTGCGCTGCCCACGATGAACAGCGTCGGCGCGGTCACGTCGAGGAGTTCGTCGGTGGCGAGGTCGACTCGGCCGCCGCGCGAGACGACAGCTCCCGCGTCGTCACCTCGCACTGCAGCGGTCTGGAGTGCGGCCGCCGCGCCCGTGCTCGACCCGAAGTAGCCGAGAGTCAAGCCGGCTGTCTCGTCTCGCCTGCGCAGCCAGTCTGTCGCCGCCAGCAGTCTCGTGGTCAGGAGGTCGATGTCGAATCGCGTCTCGTAGGTCTCGTCTTCGGCTTCGGTGAGCAGGTCGAACAGGAGGGTTCCGAGGCCGTGGTCTCGCAGGACCTCCGCGACGTAGTTGTTACGCGGGCTCTTTCGACTACTACCGCTGCCG
This DNA window, taken from Haloarcula ordinaria, encodes the following:
- a CDS encoding CapA family protein — translated: MPHRLGLTGDVMLGRLVDEYQQRRPASAVWGDLEDRLRDLDGLFVNLECCLSARGRQWRRTERAFHFRAEPEWAVPALETVGVDACALANNHVFDYEEEALLDTLTHLGTAGIAHAGAGESREAAFEPALVTVGDLDVAFVSLTDNSPEYAAGDDSPGTAYVEIDVDDAETRAAVEDTLARARAHDPDLVIVSLHWGPNMVEEPPEAHQRFARWLVSEGVDVVHGHSAHVFQGVEVYEGRPILYDTGDFIDDYAVDPRLWNDRSFLFELSVSEDGGPVELRLLPTEIDDFAVHRASDGAAQWSRARIQDRSDPFGTTFEREGDALVYRFDR
- the rtcA gene encoding RNA 3'-terminal phosphate cyclase; the encoded protein is MITIDGTDGGGQLLRTALSLSVVTDTPFRMESIRGARPNPGLGPQHLTAVDVTAELCEAEVTGAEPGSETLTFRPGRDRRSGLAADIGTAGSVTLLFDTILPIATTAETPVLLLASGGTDVKWAPTIAYHQRVKLPLLSTWGLDADIDLLETGFFPAGGGQAVLRTKPATLAPIELDRRGDLERVDIYSKAAETLEAREVADRQAQHALDELEALGFSAEVRQVSYPETLSTGSSLLLRGVYERSLTGVDALGERGRTSEAVAAGAVERFLTVHERGAPVDPFMADQVLVFLALAGGRVRIPRVTDHVRTNLDLLTAFGSDIELAEEPDGCASLTASPIQQSSESGR
- a CDS encoding cyclic nucleotide-binding/CBS domain-containing protein; protein product: MHEMYVDQLMSRPLETVAVDTPVIEAAGTLIAQDVGAVVVDDGDQLAGILTATDFVRMVRDEGVSSDATVGEFMHEDVVTTTRSRPVSEVAAKMLDHGIHHVPVVDDGEVVGIITTMDLTAHLSRSLSA
- a CDS encoding Hsp20/alpha crystallin family protein; translation: MAIDLVERDEEFVATVDLPGFEHDEVSINVTDHTLRIEAEPARTIKIE
- a CDS encoding dienelactone hydrolase family protein; its protein translation is MAHLSENLVSIPVDGVELEGDLRLPEDATGLVVFAHGSGSSRKSPRNNYVAEVLRDHGLGTLLFDLLTEAEDETYETRFDIDLLTTRLLAATDWLRRRDETAGLTLGYFGSSTGAAAALQTAAVRGDDAGAVVSRGGRVDLATDELLDVTAPTLFIVGSADTQVLELNRQARTKLTCPNDLRVVEGAGHLFEGAGELETVADLAAEWFERHLS